From the Leptospira licerasiae serovar Varillal str. VAR 010 genome, one window contains:
- a CDS encoding methyltransferase codes for MVTAREIVKSYFLISKGRKEPIAKESIRSDGSVWRKVKDIKGGKNNWKQIKPPSKKQDLDKFKEDNRKERKSVTSLQDSKNSVQQPNATTPDKTGEPFRLQSESLAPKKGVQNEPNLFGITPQNESKFIKQNYLPIYTPEEIRTIPDLVTSVKDALLKEGLTARAKEFVDLAYHGNNRMQDILNLAYRYVRISSDSVNKIRKMILAGSDQSGKEKNLLGSNALSEAMLGNQNAAGPRGDTKEKIRNAVQGSKKVLLTGNSLSEVVREILGSPLSVSDREYVQKLYDSIEKHLIPVLSERKINETLSSLSVKDSDIVLKLIRNYITENLLKYNEKEKANPKEENLSEIKRSVLATKFRNLADSMEKTIQAKENPAIANMNATRRRAGIAASMYEDAKRLKKTQTALLGMASALELNQLPSYLETVKSKKDIDSILDYYRYIQSQKTRGVEKGNSKLNVSFSKLRHYDVYQRDGEPKVRSNGSVYNVSLEWAKDNKIVSPEIFKQAKKFIIKDGEDPNTYIETNSAQEAERIKKILETTKLIDGCLYVRPATPKTKNRVTIDGKEYEVFFKGKTYMVYSETALSLLRLGFNSVGEVEKAGQFLTDIINQGGINPESEKKAKIKNLERELIGRKISGFFPTPKSLGEHLLEQADIEPGMSVLEPSAGKGDLADQIQEKTGIEPDTIEMNSSLREILSEKNHTLVGWDFLEYNDKTYDRIIMNPPFENGQDIEHVRHAYDLLNPGGRLVAIVSEGPFYRSDSKARSFRDWISENGGFSEQLPENSFSGKDSFRQTSVRTRLVVLDKPLNPNSLSEAMIGNKNAEGNHKVENANPENETIAEKPRSPISEGVQAAKEELEKQKINETNLLKSALPFGTKVTFNEENQESIILNSKLINGELYYELTNGQTVSSGLVKIPPIVDPKEIDDKISSATPENRSQITKTIFGTTKTEEEATKEIESEKIVFMPGSDIQSVLIARGLEERVIQDYSKAPVDKIILFNEKTILERERPPYIPKVNTADFNYFKYSFPKIKVGDDKFLVLLASSKPNFQNGSYSGNSDPEYVLMNGDSLVATENYYRTLLKAQLKKKYDNAGIKKRVVLKELSSNKMTSEQYRMISYQIFGENSSRYDTERNKKIWDNYRELRETLGYKTIDVKRRTADRIDQSTYYKGRETSYGDSGLVKDLFEDFGVLVKRQNGDDITPIEINQVREAISDVFSIFGNRSEMARKFGLKFSHSGQVLMHAMNAHGLFFPAFKAIGVSFKGGKDHGALTLSHEFAHLMDYYVGKQKSQYFASEKLGSIENQIASIFRKGMRARKTSEYYSRTCECFARAFEMYYYENKYKDEEFDEKENPSWEYYRANVRPLVEQFFDVNNDYLKSEIFDIVFSRKRERKIKNVA; via the coding sequence GTGGTTACAGCGAGAGAGATCGTTAAATCCTATTTTCTAATTTCGAAAGGAAGAAAAGAACCAATAGCCAAAGAATCCATTCGTTCTGATGGAAGTGTTTGGAGAAAAGTAAAAGATATTAAAGGCGGAAAAAACAATTGGAAACAAATAAAACCACCCTCAAAAAAACAAGACTTAGATAAATTCAAAGAGGATAATAGGAAGGAACGAAAGAGTGTAACATCCTTACAAGATTCAAAGAATTCTGTTCAACAACCGAATGCCACAACGCCAGATAAAACGGGCGAGCCTTTCCGCCTGCAATCAGAGTCTTTAGCTCCGAAAAAAGGGGTTCAAAATGAACCAAACCTATTCGGGATCACACCTCAAAATGAATCTAAGTTCATAAAACAAAACTACTTACCCATATATACTCCGGAGGAAATCAGAACAATTCCGGATCTGGTCACATCAGTAAAGGACGCTCTCTTAAAAGAAGGACTTACAGCAAGGGCAAAGGAATTCGTAGATCTTGCCTATCATGGAAACAATAGAATGCAAGATATTCTAAATCTTGCTTATCGTTACGTTCGAATCTCTTCTGACTCCGTAAATAAAATAAGAAAAATGATCCTAGCAGGATCAGATCAATCTGGGAAAGAAAAGAATCTATTAGGATCAAATGCGCTTTCCGAGGCAATGCTTGGAAATCAGAATGCGGCGGGTCCAAGGGGAGATACAAAAGAAAAAATAAGAAATGCAGTCCAAGGTTCAAAGAAAGTCCTTCTTACAGGAAATAGCTTATCCGAAGTGGTTAGAGAAATTTTAGGGAGTCCACTTTCAGTAAGCGACCGTGAGTATGTCCAAAAACTCTATGATTCTATAGAAAAGCACTTAATCCCAGTATTATCCGAAAGAAAAATCAATGAGACTCTTTCTTCTCTTAGCGTAAAAGATTCGGATATAGTACTAAAACTAATACGGAATTATATTACTGAGAACCTTCTTAAATACAATGAGAAAGAAAAAGCGAATCCAAAAGAAGAGAACCTTTCCGAGATAAAAAGATCCGTCCTTGCAACTAAGTTTCGAAACCTAGCCGATAGCATGGAAAAAACAATACAAGCAAAAGAAAATCCTGCGATCGCAAATATGAATGCTACAAGAAGGAGAGCGGGAATCGCAGCGAGCATGTATGAGGATGCCAAAAGACTCAAAAAAACACAAACGGCACTTCTTGGAATGGCTTCAGCATTAGAATTAAATCAATTACCTTCATATTTAGAAACAGTTAAATCAAAGAAAGATATAGATTCTATATTAGATTATTACCGTTATATTCAAAGTCAGAAAACAAGAGGTGTAGAAAAAGGTAATTCAAAACTTAATGTAAGCTTTTCGAAATTGCGCCATTACGATGTTTATCAAAGGGATGGAGAGCCGAAAGTGCGCTCGAATGGAAGCGTTTATAATGTTTCTCTGGAATGGGCAAAAGATAATAAAATCGTTTCACCAGAAATATTTAAGCAAGCTAAAAAATTCATAATAAAAGACGGAGAAGACCCAAATACATATATTGAGACAAACTCAGCACAAGAAGCGGAAAGAATAAAGAAGATACTTGAAACTACAAAGCTAATCGACGGTTGCCTATATGTAAGACCAGCAACACCTAAAACTAAAAACCGAGTTACTATCGACGGAAAAGAATACGAAGTGTTTTTCAAAGGGAAGACGTATATGGTCTATAGTGAAACTGCACTAAGTCTTCTTCGACTTGGATTTAATTCGGTAGGAGAAGTTGAGAAAGCAGGACAATTCCTAACAGATATAATTAATCAGGGAGGAATTAATCCAGAGAGCGAGAAGAAAGCCAAGATTAAGAATCTCGAAAGAGAATTGATTGGACGAAAAATATCTGGCTTCTTTCCAACTCCAAAATCTTTAGGTGAACATCTTCTAGAGCAGGCAGACATAGAGCCTGGAATGTCGGTATTAGAGCCCTCCGCCGGGAAAGGAGACTTGGCCGATCAGATCCAAGAGAAGACAGGAATAGAGCCGGATACTATTGAAATGAATTCCAGTTTAAGGGAAATTCTCAGTGAGAAAAACCATACGCTCGTTGGATGGGATTTCTTGGAATATAACGATAAAACCTATGATCGAATAATTATGAACCCTCCTTTTGAAAACGGCCAGGACATTGAACATGTAAGACACGCTTATGATCTTTTAAATCCCGGAGGAAGACTCGTTGCTATAGTTTCGGAAGGACCTTTCTATAGATCTGATTCGAAAGCGAGATCCTTTAGAGATTGGATTTCTGAAAACGGAGGATTTTCTGAACAATTACCAGAGAATTCATTTTCTGGTAAGGACTCATTTCGCCAAACTTCTGTCCGAACAAGGCTTGTAGTTTTGGATAAACCCTTAAACCCGAATTCGTTATCTGAGGCAATGATAGGAAACAAAAATGCAGAAGGGAACCACAAAGTTGAGAATGCAAATCCTGAAAATGAAACTATAGCGGAGAAACCAAGAAGTCCAATTTCCGAAGGAGTCCAGGCTGCAAAAGAAGAATTAGAAAAACAAAAAATAAATGAAACCAATCTTTTGAAATCGGCGTTGCCGTTTGGAACTAAGGTAACTTTTAACGAAGAAAACCAAGAAAGTATAATTTTAAATTCAAAACTTATAAATGGTGAGCTTTATTATGAATTAACAAATGGGCAAACGGTATCTTCAGGCTTAGTCAAAATTCCTCCGATTGTAGATCCAAAGGAAATCGATGATAAAATCAGTTCAGCTACTCCAGAAAACCGTTCGCAAATAACAAAGACCATTTTTGGAACAACCAAAACGGAAGAGGAGGCAACCAAGGAAATAGAAAGTGAAAAAATAGTGTTCATGCCTGGTTCTGATATTCAATCCGTTCTAATTGCCCGAGGACTTGAGGAAAGAGTTATTCAGGATTATTCGAAAGCACCTGTAGACAAAATCATATTATTCAATGAGAAAACTATCTTAGAAAGAGAAAGACCACCATATATTCCAAAAGTAAACACCGCGGATTTTAATTATTTCAAATATTCCTTTCCAAAGATCAAAGTAGGGGATGATAAGTTCTTGGTTCTCTTAGCATCTTCAAAGCCAAATTTCCAGAATGGAAGCTATTCAGGAAACTCAGATCCGGAGTACGTTTTAATGAATGGAGACTCGCTTGTAGCGACAGAAAATTACTACCGAACTCTATTAAAAGCACAACTAAAGAAGAAATATGATAATGCAGGAATAAAAAAGAGGGTCGTATTAAAAGAGCTTTCTTCCAATAAGATGACTTCGGAACAGTATAGGATGATTTCTTACCAAATATTCGGAGAAAATTCTTCGAGGTATGATACAGAGAGAAACAAGAAAATCTGGGATAACTATCGTGAACTTCGTGAGACATTAGGATACAAAACGATCGATGTAAAAAGAAGAACAGCAGACCGAATAGATCAATCAACGTATTATAAAGGTCGTGAGACTTCGTACGGTGACTCTGGATTAGTAAAAGATTTATTCGAAGATTTTGGAGTATTAGTCAAAAGGCAAAACGGAGATGATATTACTCCAATAGAAATCAATCAAGTCAGGGAAGCTATTTCAGACGTTTTTTCAATATTCGGGAACCGTTCCGAGATGGCCCGAAAGTTTGGTTTAAAGTTTTCACATTCAGGGCAAGTATTAATGCACGCTATGAATGCTCATGGTTTATTTTTCCCTGCTTTTAAAGCGATTGGTGTCTCTTTCAAAGGTGGTAAAGATCATGGAGCTTTAACGTTATCCCATGAATTCGCTCACTTAATGGATTACTATGTTGGAAAACAAAAAAGTCAATATTTTGCCTCGGAGAAACTTGGGAGTATAGAGAATCAAATTGCTTCTATTTTCCGGAAAGGAATGCGAGCTAGAAAGACTTCCGAATATTATTCTCGCACTTGTGAGTGTTTCGCTAGGGCATTTGAAATGTATTATTACGAAAATAAGTACAAAGATGAGGAATTTGACGAAAAAGAAAATCCTAGCTGGGAATATTACCGAGCGAACGTTCGTCCTCTCGTTGAACAGTTCTTCGATGTGAATAACGATTATTTAAAATCTGAAATCTTTGATATAGTGTTTAGCCGGAAAAGGGAAAGAAAAATTAAAAACGTTGCTTAA